Proteins encoded within one genomic window of Besnoitia besnoiti strain Bb-Ger1 chromosome II, whole genome shotgun sequence:
- a CDS encoding hypothetical protein (encoded by transcript BESB_034700) has translation MGGGEEEKAASSEEVVDLTLDSDDEDAAPRAQGELEEGNARDEKDESAHSEEASDEDEEEDDEEEDYAGNEEEEEGDDCEEDDLEDDDEGDWLDDEGDTQDEDDQEGYPEDEADERSHADEAMTKTATESADKEYKFFHAAPTRCLRERQERPREGPSENEMRDDEEEESEDCLQSQEETPFIETVCGTGACLVGGNALVSQTDSEEESERARPGEPKVDGDAGDAEFDPESLPQEPSPIKDLGVKDEHAGGALPEQRKNESGASPLSRLEEANQYLLSFPQRRPSLSSRMGERRPSLDPKCFDVSYTPLVVNPALVPAVSEEPARLPDSHDLMAFLDEPPPKGWDSEPLNKAKLNVESTPEDAFWRPLPGERQEAAPRYLVMTPKPRSRDEADGRPPKRRRIDIPSSQATPASADTSPSRREEKPTEPADTRPKKRAKSTEAEPEASAEADTRAAKRHRRDDKEERLRDRIDRKLHGASSRKASEFECRLTCLSRGQLLDLVVDLTSQFPETRQMVEDAVRHRSLET, from the coding sequence ATGGGGGGGggtgaagaagaaaaagcagcGTCATCTGAGGAGGTAGTGGACCTGACGCTGGACTCGGATGACGAGGACGCCGCACCGCGTGCTCAAGGCGAGCTGGAGGAAGGCAATGCGCGTGACGAGAAAGACGAGAGCGCGCAttcagaggaggcgagcgatgaagatgaagaggaagacgacgaagaggaggattATGCGGGAaatgaagaggaagaggaaggcgacgactgCGAAGAGGACGATCTAGAGGACGATGACGAGGGAGACTGGCttgacgacgaaggcgacaccCAGGATGAGGACGACCAGGAGGGGTATCCCGAAGACGAGGCTGATGAGAGAAgccacgcagacgaagccaTGACCAAGACTGCAACTGAGTCCGCGGACAAAGAATACAAGTTCTTCCACGCGGCCCCTACCCGttgcctgcgcgagcgccaggaACGCCCACGCGAAGGGCCTTCCGAGAACGAGATGCgtgacgacgaggaagaagagagtgaAGACTGCTTGCAGAGTCAAGAAGAGACCCCTTTTATCGAAACTGTCTGTGGCACGGGCGCATGCCTCGTGGGCGGAAATGCTCTCGTGTCACAGACggacagcgaagaagagagcgagcgcgcgcgtccgGGCGAACCCAAagtcgacggcgacgccggcgacgcagagttTGACCCCGAGAGTCTGCCGCAAGAGCCGTCGCCGATAAAAGATCTTGGCGTGAAGGACGAGCATGCGGGCGGAGCACTTCCGgaacagagaaaaaacgaaagtggcgcctctccgctttcgCGTCTTGAAGAAGCCAACCAGTATCTCTTGTCGTTCCCGCAAAGACGCCCGTCTTTGTCCTCGCGTatgggcgagcgccgcccgTCGCTCGATCCCAAGTGCTTTGACGTTTCCTATACGCCATTAGTCGTGAATCCAGCACTGGTGCCGGCGGTGTCAGAAGAGCCAGCACGTCTTCCCGATTCCCACGATCTCATGGCGTTTCTGGatgagccgccgccgaaggggTGGGATTCCGAGCCCTTGAACAAGGCAAAGTTGAATGTCGAGAGCACTCCAGAGGACGCGTTCTGGCGGCCCCTGCCCGGCGAAAGACAAGAAGCTGCGCCGAGATATCTGGTGATGACGCCGAAGCCTCGTTCGCGAGACGAAGCCGACGGCCGCCCACCCAAACGAAGACGCATCGACATCCCGAGTTCTCAAGCCACGCCAGCGTCTGCAGAcacttcgccgtcgcgcagggAGGAGAAGCCGACCGAGCCCGCAGACACTCGACCCAAAAAACGAGCAAAATCGACTGAAGCCGAGCCGGAGGCTTCCGCTGAGGccgacacgcgcgcggcgaagcgacaCCGCCGAGATGATAAAGAAGAGAGACTTCGCGACCGGATAGACAGGAAACTCCATGGTGCGTCAAGCAGAAAAGCATCCGAGTTCGAATGCAGGCTCACTTGCCTATCAAGAGGTCAGCTTCTCGACCTCGTGGTTGACTTAACGTCACAGTTTCCCGAAACCAGGCAAATGGTCGAAGATGCCGTCCGCCACCGATCGCTCGAGACCTAA
- a CDS encoding saccharopine dehydrogenase domain-containing protein (encoded by transcript BESB_034710) produces the protein MSTQPFHDADREFDLVAYGATGYTGRLVAEYLCKHYVGPGGELLIKFALAARSLSKLQEARQAACNLAGRSEIADKIPLIVADSANEASLVEMCKRTRVVVTTVGPYLKYGEPLVKACVEARTHYCDLVGEMPFIARTSKEYGRLAAERGVKIVHCCGFDSVPSDLSCLLLEEAALKTAGAPCESVTTGVTEVAGGFSGGTLDSLTSLKTDKDTFDPYYLCKHALPTDKPFTLPSKMPSPVRLLSHDRDLGYGGFFVMAPLNENVVRWSNALMDNKYGKNLLYREMVTTRNGGIFTNACISLCTYAVLFLVSIRPIRSLLLAFGLLPQPGEGPSRKTLESGYFEMRAVGRTRTASGKRLRCSVTIGSKLGDPGYHETAKMLSECGLSLALDLDKCTKYCGVGSPAATIGNVLKDRLEAKGFYFKVDADEEGQA, from the exons ATGAGCACGCAACCCTTTCACGACGCCGACCGCGAGTTTGACCTCGTGGCGTACGGCGCGACCGGCTACACGGGGCG CCTCGTCGCCGAGTATCTCTGCAAGCACTATGTGGGGCCTGGCGGGGAGCTTTTGATCAAGTTTGCTCTGGCCGCTCGCTCTTTGAGCaagctgcaggaggcgcggcaggccgcaTGTAACTTGGCAGGCCGGAGTGAGATCGCGGACAAGATTCCGCTGATTGTCGCAGACAGCGCGAACGAAGCGTCGTTGGTCGAGATGTGcaagcgcacgcgcgtcgtcgttACCACTGTGGGGCCTTACCTCAAATATGGCGAGCCGCTCGTGAAGGCCTGCGtcgaggcgcgcacgcacTACTGCGACCTGGTCGGAG AGATGCCGTTCATCGCGCGGACCAGTAAAGAGTACGGGCGACTGGCGGCCGAGCGCGGCGTGAAAATCGTCCACTGCTGCGGCTTCGATTCCGTGCCAAGTGACCTCTCTTgtctgctgctggaggaggcggcgctcaagactgccggcgcgccctgTGAATCG GTTACCACGGGCGTCACCGAGGTTGCGGGTGGTTTTTCTGGCGGCACGCTGGACTCTCTGACCAGCCTGAAGACAGACAAGGATACTTTTGATCCGTACTATCTATGCAAACACGCTCTCCCAACGGACAAGCCCTTCACGCTACCGTCGAAGATGCCTTCGCCAGT GCGACTTTTGTCGCACGACAGGGACCTCGGCTACGGCGGGTTTTTCGTCATGGCTCCCTTGAACGAAAACGTCGTCCG CTGGTCGAACGCCCTCATGGACAACAAGTACGGCAAGAATCTCCTCTACAGAGAGATGGTGACCACAAGGAACGGCGGCATCTTCACCAACGCGTGCATCTCTCTGTGCACGTACGCCGTGCTGTTCCTGGTCAGCATTCGCCCTATTCgttccctcctcctcgcgttcGGCCTTCTGCCACAACCAG GAGAGGGCCCTTCCCGCAAGACGCTGGAGTCGGGTTACTTTGAGATGCGCGCTGTGGGCCGGACGCGCACTGCGTCTGGAAAGCGTCTTCGATGCTCCGTGACCATCGGCTCGAAGCTTGGCGACCCAGGCTACCACGAAACTGCGAAAATGCTTTCTGAGTGTGGGCTCAGCCTGGCGTTGGACCTGGACAAGTGCACCAAATACTGCGGTGTGGGGTCGCCGGCTGCGACTATCGGCAACGTCCTCAAAGATCGACTGGAAGCGAAGGGCTTCTACTTCAAAGTCGACGCGGATGAAGAGGGGCAGGCGTAG
- a CDS encoding succinate dehydrogenase [ubiquinone] iron-sulfur protein (encoded by transcript BESB_034720), with amino-acid sequence MLSPARGRLVSSRAALAARFLSSAAVSPAGASSATAASAAMAEAAVATEKEVGLKEPRVRTFSIYRYNPETDKRPYLQKYQLDVSTCGPMILDALIAIKDRQDPTLVFRRSCREGICGSCAMNVDGKNCLACLTPIERSDRENEAMRLMPGQDIKHDRHEEEIVSRVTDKINQAVFREKNPPVEILPLPHMMVLRDLVPDMTNFYAQYRSVEPWLKRKTAKKDPNVEYLQSIEDRKKLDGMYECILCACCSTSCPSYWWNPQAYLGPAVLMQAFRWIADSRDEFTAERLAAINDTMKLYRCHGIMNCTVSCPKGLNPAGAIQKMKDQVEAQFSPEWKALQARQALEKSQKLAKDLGL; translated from the exons ATGCTCTCCCCCGCCAGGGGCAGACTTGTCtcgtcgcgtgcggcgctcgcAGCGCGCTTCttgtcctccgcggccgttTCTCCTGCGGGCGCAAGCTCCGCGAcggcagcctctgcagcgatGGCTGAGGCCGCCgtggcgacggagaaggaagTCGGCCTGAAGGAGCCGCGGGTGCGGACGTTCTCTATCTACCGATACAACCCCGAGACAGACAAGCGGCCCTACCTGCAAAAATACCAGCTCGACGTGTCGACCTGCGGCCCTATGATCCTCGACGCGCTCATCGCCATCAAGGATCGACAG GACCCCACGCTGGTGTTCAGACGAAGCTGCCGCGAAGGCATTtgcggctcctgcgcgaTGAACGTCGATGGCAAGAActgcctcgcgtgtctcACACCCATCGAGCGCTCCGACCGCGAAAACGAGGCGATGCGACTCATGCCAG GGCAAGACATCAAGCACGATCGCCACGAGGAGGAAATCGTGAGCCGAGTCACCGACAAAATCAATCAGGCGGTGTTCAGAGAGAAGAATCCGCCCGTTGAGATCCTGCCCCTGCCCCATATGATGGTGCTCCGCGACCTGGTGCCGGACATGACGAATTTCTACGCACAGTACCGCAGCGTGGAGCCCTGGCTCAAGAGAAAAACCGCCAAGAAG GACCCCAACGTCGAGTATCTGCAGTCGATTGAAGACCGCAAGAAGCTCGACGGCATGTACGAGTGCATTCTGTGCGCGTGCTGCTCCACGTCGTGCCCTTCGTACTGGTGGAACCCGCAGGCGTATCTGGGCCCGGCGGTTCTCATGCAGGCCTTCAG GTGGATTGCGGACAGCCGTGACGAGTTCACCGCTGAGCGTCTCGCGGCTATCAACGACACGATGAAGCTGTACAG GTGTCACGGTATCATGAACTGCACAGTCTCATGCCCCAAGGGCTTGAACCCCGCAG GAGCCATTCAGAAGATGAAGGACCAGGTGGAGGCGCAGTTCTCTCCGGAATGGAAGGCCCtccaggcgcggcaggcgctggagaagtCGCAGAAACTCGCCAAGGACCTCGGACTCTGA